From Candidatus Brocadiaceae bacterium, the proteins below share one genomic window:
- the cas2 gene encoding CRISPR-associated endonuclease Cas2 produces MYVIAVYDVDQKRCGKMLKLCRGYLHHVQNSVFEGEITDARLEELKLKAGKIMNDDEEDSLIIFTSRNQKWLDKEIVGKEKRPVDNIL; encoded by the coding sequence ATGTATGTAATTGCCGTGTACGACGTGGACCAAAAGAGATGCGGAAAGATGCTGAAACTCTGCAGGGGGTATCTCCACCATGTCCAGAATTCGGTGTTTGAAGGAGAGATTACCGATGCAAGACTGGAAGAGTTAAAGTTAAAGGCCGGAAAGATTATGAACGATGATGAAGAGGATTCGCTGATTATCTTTACATCAAGGAATCAAAAATGGTTGGATAAAGAGATCGTGGGAAAAGAAAAGAGACCGGTGGACAATATCCTTTAA
- the cas1b gene encoding type I-B CRISPR-associated endonuclease Cas1b — translation MKQNYYIFNNGRLKRKENTIFFVKEDDTRVVIPIENTEALYAFGEIDLNTKLLNYLAQKSIPVHVFNYYGFYSGSYYPREYLNSGQLLVKQVNHYNSRKKRLLLARTFIEAASFNIQKNLRYYKNRGKPLDEYIDTIEGYRSQIDKANSVDVLMGIEGNIRNAYYKAWPVIIDQKIEFERRVKQPPDNMINALISYVNSVVYTTCLGEIYHTQLSPLISFLHEPGDRRYSLSLDLAEVFKPILSDRIIFTLLNRQQITEKDCMKEINFCYLSENGRKTVIREYDERLKTVITHKKLERQVSYRYLIRLECYKLVKHLIGEQVYEGFKIWW, via the coding sequence ATGAAACAAAACTACTATATCTTTAATAACGGCCGCCTGAAACGAAAGGAAAACACCATCTTCTTTGTGAAAGAGGATGACACACGTGTGGTAATTCCGATAGAAAATACGGAGGCGCTGTACGCTTTCGGCGAAATTGACCTCAATACGAAACTTCTCAATTACCTTGCGCAGAAGAGTATTCCCGTTCATGTATTCAATTATTATGGATTCTATTCAGGAAGTTATTATCCCAGAGAATACCTGAATTCTGGCCAGCTCCTGGTAAAACAGGTAAACCATTACAATAGCCGGAAAAAAAGACTTCTGCTTGCAAGGACCTTTATAGAGGCAGCGAGTTTTAATATCCAGAAAAATCTGCGTTATTATAAAAACAGGGGAAAGCCTTTGGATGAATACATCGATACGATTGAAGGGTACAGGTCTCAGATCGATAAGGCGAACTCTGTGGATGTGTTAATGGGGATCGAGGGAAATATCCGCAACGCCTATTACAAGGCATGGCCGGTGATAATTGATCAGAAAATCGAATTTGAACGGAGGGTAAAACAGCCGCCCGATAATATGATCAATGCCCTTATTTCGTATGTGAATTCCGTCGTCTATACGACATGCCTCGGTGAAATTTATCATACGCAATTAAGCCCCCTTATCTCCTTTCTCCATGAGCCGGGGGACCGGAGATATTCGTTGAGCCTTGACCTGGCAGAGGTCTTTAAACCGATTTTGAGCGACAGGATTATCTTCACCCTGCTCAACCGGCAACAGATCACGGAAAAGGATTGTATGAAGGAAATAAACTTTTGTTATTTGAGCGAGAATGGACGCAAAACCGTTATCAGGGAGTATGACGAACGACTGAAGACCGTTATCACCCACAAAAAGCTTGAACGTCAGGTCTCCTATCGCTATCTTATCCGTCTGGAATGTTACAAACTGGTAAAGCACCTGATCGGTGAACAGGTGTATGAAGGATTCAAGATCTGGTGGTAA
- the cas4 gene encoding CRISPR-associated protein Cas4 → MTMNSPLSTSLRFTGTQVNYYFLCKKKLWYFTKNIEMEKQSDMVYLGKLIHESSYEREKKEIDIDDTIRIDFIGRDGVIHEVKKSDRVEEPHIWQLKYYLWYLKQKGVEGVTGKINYPKLRKTLDVFLEDDDSRKIESILTEIQEIVESKIPPKAEKMKLCKKCSYGDMCWV, encoded by the coding sequence ATGACCATGAATTCACCGTTATCAACATCTCTGCGCTTTACCGGCACACAGGTAAATTACTACTTTCTCTGCAAAAAGAAACTCTGGTATTTTACAAAAAATATCGAGATGGAAAAACAGAGCGATATGGTCTACCTCGGCAAACTGATACATGAATCTTCGTACGAACGCGAGAAAAAGGAAATCGATATTGACGACACAATCAGGATCGATTTTATTGGTCGGGATGGAGTGATCCATGAGGTAAAGAAGTCGGACAGGGTGGAAGAACCCCATATCTGGCAGCTCAAATATTATCTCTGGTACCTGAAACAGAAAGGGGTGGAAGGCGTTACCGGCAAGATCAATTATCCGAAACTGAGAAAGACGCTGGACGTGTTTTTAGAAGACGATGATAGCAGGAAGATCGAGTCCATATTGACCGAAATACAGGAAATCGTTGAAAGTAAAATACCTCCAAAGGCAGAAAAAATGAAGCTGTGTAAAAAATGTAGCTATGGAGATATGTGCTGGGTGTAA
- a CDS encoding nucleotidyltransferase domain-containing protein — protein MKQREKITEGLIKKDLEPLFQQEDLKLVILFGSISTGNIHKRSDIDLGFLFVNIIDILNLTNSVIRLLKTDTVDVVDLRRASPLLKFAAVKNGKLLYEKAPGMFHEFASLAFRRYVDTKKLRDARAESIKIFLKKNNP, from the coding sequence ATGAAACAAAGAGAAAAAATTACAGAAGGATTGATAAAAAAGGACCTTGAACCCTTGTTTCAACAGGAAGACCTGAAGCTTGTTATTTTGTTCGGCTCAATTTCAACAGGCAATATCCATAAAAGAAGCGACATTGATCTTGGGTTTTTGTTTGTTAACATAATAGATATTCTTAATCTAACAAATAGTGTTATAAGGCTACTTAAGACTGACACTGTCGATGTAGTTGATTTGAGACGCGCAAGTCCGCTATTAAAATTCGCGGCGGTAAAAAACGGCAAACTCCTCTATGAGAAAGCACCTGGCATGTTTCATGAGTTTGCCTCTCTGGCATTCAGAAGGTATGTTGACACAAAAAAATTGCGAGACGCGCGAGCTGAATCGATTAAAATCTTTTTAAAGAAAAATAATCCTTGA
- a CDS encoding DUF6516 family protein, with translation MIDEHLDEIEKIIKDDYLVIFSDFQKIYISQNTAYVRAKIKFIDDSFLSIFHYVHDENGQFNFDYRYHYMDSKNAMIFRYDNAPHHPEVQSFPHHKHTTAEIKESEMPCIKEILSEIHQYIIKGLLSK, from the coding sequence GTGATCGATGAACATCTGGATGAAATAGAAAAGATAATAAAAGACGATTATCTGGTAATTTTCTCCGATTTTCAAAAAATTTATATAAGCCAAAACACTGCATATGTCAGGGCAAAAATCAAGTTTATAGACGATTCTTTCTTGAGTATTTTCCATTATGTTCATGATGAAAACGGTCAATTCAATTTTGATTATAGATATCATTACATGGACTCCAAAAATGCAATGATATTTCGCTACGATAACGCCCCTCATCATCCGGAAGTGCAATCGTTTCCCCATCATAAACATACCACTGCAGAAATAAAAGAATCTGAAATGCCGTGTATCAAAGAAATTCTTTCCGAAATACATCAGTATATTATTAAAGGACTATTATCAAAATAA